A single genomic interval of Spirosoma linguale DSM 74 harbors:
- a CDS encoding Glycosyl hydrolase family 98 putative carbohydrate binding module (PFAM: Glycosyl hydrolase family 98 putative carbohydrate binding module; Carbohydrate-binding CenC domain protein; PA14 domain protein~SMART: Glycosyl hydrolase family 98 putative carbohydrate binding module; PA14 domain protein; Parallel beta-helix repeat~KEGG: lch:Lcho_2340 hypothetical protein), protein MLRKSIGEHRPRARSLLLFYAFLLLFGTVCQSLQAQTTYYVANSGNDANSGNSEGAPFQTLAKVNSLTLQPGDAILFRRGDTFRGSLVIRQSGAPGRPIVIDAYGSGSKPVLAGSVPLTGWSNIGNNIWQANCPSCGSQVTGVYQNTVALPLGRYPNPGEASKGYLTIQSHSGKTQLTSQQGLTANWTGGEAVLRPNQWILDRAAITQQNGNTLTLANNSSYNLADGWGYFIQNHPATLDQVGEWYYNPADKTIQLFDNQRNPNTQLITATTFSEGIKLTNVSYVTVRNVEITETLSSGIAVTGGSNFTFSGNDITNSGEDGVTIIGSGNTVVAENNLIEDANSSGFYIGPYQNFTFRGNTLRRIGTLPGRGKSGDGTYSALQSLCTGNTLIENNVVDNIGYNGIAVVTNATVRYNQVSNFCLTKSDGGGIYTWNGSGGNVGDLHIVSNIVFNGAGAPEGTPGGAYSGANGIFLDDCSKNVEVLNNMSFGSKGMGIFLRGVSSITVRGNTSFNNTEEQLKLAYNGACALRNNIVENNILFSRLANQVVAAYESNTNDLTSYGQFDYNYYVRPFEDLFKIRAVYNPGSGLTGADLPLKAWQAQFGKDANSFNSPITYKSQIVSQTGASLLNSSFSGDAGGWSVWSPAGNGRADWDNTGRLDGGSLRLSFSNNQPDSYLLATVKIGAVTKGKSYQLLFDGVASAEGKKVEVYPRQLSGSYKDLSPRTLLLMGTGRQTYEAVFTATADEANAILVVQVTGDGQTAWIDNVRLADATLTTVNPDDYIKLVYNATSQDKTVGLNGTYRDAKNMAYTNQITLSPFSSAVLMKEINPAPTPVVDLREPENPANAVAGLDYQYYEGYWNNLPDMASLTPVKSGIVARVDLSVRNRSEQYALRYKGYIDIPADGSYTFYTASDDGSKLLIGTTEVVANDGVHGVIEKSGVIGLKAGRHAITLLYFQAGGGQSMTVSYEGPGLSKREVPASAFYRVAADVSGVYLSDLTWTSASSGYGPVEKDRSNGEANAGDGRTITLNGVTYNKGLGVHASSDITYSLNGQYTRFLSDIGIDDEIPNGSCGSVTFEVYLDNVLTYSSVRMNPAMATKTIDLDVSGKQTLRLVVTNAGDDASCDHADWAGARLTGSGSGRIANRNADEFSAELAVQVYPIPARDEVQVRYGTALSGMVSVQLLNTAGIPVIQTRQSVSAGENLIRLSVGELTRGFYVLTVVQDGKRFSRKVILAE, encoded by the coding sequence ATGTTGCGAAAATCTATTGGTGAGCACCGTCCGCGTGCCCGTTCACTACTTCTTTTTTATGCTTTCCTACTTCTTTTTGGTACTGTTTGTCAATCGCTACAAGCGCAGACGACCTACTATGTCGCTAACTCGGGGAACGATGCCAACAGCGGCAATTCGGAGGGAGCCCCGTTCCAGACACTGGCGAAGGTCAACAGCCTGACGTTACAACCGGGCGACGCTATTTTGTTTCGGCGGGGCGATACCTTTCGTGGGAGCCTGGTTATTCGGCAGTCCGGTGCGCCGGGCAGGCCCATCGTAATCGACGCCTATGGCTCTGGAAGTAAACCGGTTCTGGCCGGTTCTGTGCCACTGACTGGCTGGAGCAATATTGGCAACAACATCTGGCAGGCCAATTGCCCATCCTGCGGAAGTCAGGTAACGGGCGTGTATCAAAATACTGTGGCCTTACCGCTGGGCCGCTACCCCAACCCCGGTGAGGCCAGCAAAGGCTACCTGACCATTCAGTCGCACAGTGGCAAAACGCAGCTTACCAGTCAACAGGGGTTAACAGCCAACTGGACGGGGGGCGAAGCGGTTTTGCGGCCTAATCAGTGGATTCTGGATCGGGCGGCTATTACCCAGCAGAACGGGAATACCCTGACCCTGGCTAATAACAGTAGTTACAACCTGGCCGATGGCTGGGGCTATTTCATCCAGAATCACCCCGCCACGCTGGACCAGGTAGGGGAGTGGTATTATAACCCGGCCGACAAAACGATTCAGTTGTTCGACAATCAGCGCAACCCGAATACGCAGCTTATTACTGCCACGACCTTCAGTGAAGGAATAAAGCTGACAAACGTGTCGTACGTAACAGTGCGCAATGTTGAAATTACAGAAACGCTCAGCAGCGGCATCGCCGTTACGGGCGGGTCGAATTTCACCTTCTCCGGCAACGATATTACCAATTCCGGCGAAGACGGCGTCACGATTATTGGTTCGGGGAATACCGTAGTGGCCGAGAATAATCTGATCGAAGACGCCAACAGCAGTGGCTTTTACATTGGTCCTTACCAGAACTTTACGTTTCGGGGCAACACGCTTCGGCGGATAGGGACGCTGCCTGGCCGGGGAAAAAGTGGTGATGGTACGTATTCAGCCCTGCAATCGCTGTGTACGGGCAACACCCTGATTGAAAATAACGTGGTCGACAACATCGGCTACAACGGTATTGCCGTCGTGACCAATGCCACGGTGCGGTATAATCAGGTGTCTAACTTCTGCCTGACCAAAAGCGACGGGGGCGGCATTTACACCTGGAACGGTAGCGGGGGTAACGTAGGCGATCTGCACATTGTGTCAAACATCGTGTTCAACGGAGCCGGGGCACCGGAGGGAACACCGGGCGGGGCTTATTCCGGCGCCAACGGTATTTTTCTGGACGACTGTTCGAAAAATGTAGAAGTGCTTAACAACATGTCTTTTGGGTCGAAAGGGATGGGTATCTTCCTGCGGGGCGTGTCCAGCATTACCGTCAGAGGAAATACCAGTTTCAACAATACGGAAGAACAGCTCAAACTGGCGTACAACGGGGCCTGTGCCTTGAGAAATAATATTGTCGAGAATAACATTCTGTTTAGTCGGCTGGCTAATCAGGTGGTAGCCGCTTATGAGTCGAACACAAACGACCTGACCAGCTACGGCCAGTTTGATTACAACTATTACGTTCGTCCATTTGAGGATTTGTTCAAGATCCGGGCCGTTTACAATCCGGGGTCCGGGCTAACCGGGGCCGATCTGCCCCTGAAAGCGTGGCAGGCGCAGTTCGGTAAAGACGCGAACTCGTTCAACAGCCCGATCACGTATAAAAGTCAGATCGTTAGCCAGACGGGAGCCAGCTTGTTAAACAGTTCGTTTTCCGGCGATGCTGGGGGGTGGAGCGTCTGGTCACCAGCGGGCAATGGCCGGGCCGACTGGGACAATACCGGTCGACTCGATGGTGGCTCGCTTCGGCTGTCCTTCAGCAATAACCAGCCGGATTCGTACCTGCTGGCTACGGTAAAAATCGGTGCCGTTACCAAAGGGAAATCGTACCAGTTGTTGTTCGATGGGGTGGCTTCGGCCGAGGGCAAGAAAGTGGAAGTGTACCCCCGGCAATTGTCTGGCAGTTATAAAGACCTGTCGCCCCGCACGCTGTTACTGATGGGTACCGGCCGCCAGACCTACGAAGCTGTGTTCACGGCTACGGCCGATGAGGCCAATGCGATTCTGGTGGTGCAGGTAACCGGCGATGGACAAACGGCCTGGATTGACAATGTTCGCCTGGCAGACGCAACACTCACCACGGTAAACCCCGACGACTACATTAAGTTGGTCTATAACGCGACCAGTCAGGATAAAACTGTGGGGCTGAATGGCACGTACCGAGATGCGAAAAATATGGCCTATACCAATCAGATAACGCTGTCTCCTTTTTCGTCGGCGGTGCTGATGAAGGAAATCAATCCGGCTCCAACGCCCGTCGTGGACTTGCGGGAGCCGGAAAATCCGGCGAATGCCGTTGCGGGACTTGACTACCAATATTACGAAGGGTACTGGAACAACCTGCCTGACATGGCCAGTCTCACACCCGTAAAATCGGGCATCGTTGCCCGTGTCGACCTCTCGGTGCGTAACAGATCGGAGCAGTACGCCCTGCGCTATAAAGGATACATTGACATACCGGCCGATGGTAGTTACACCTTTTATACGGCTTCGGATGATGGTAGTAAACTGCTGATCGGAACAACGGAGGTGGTTGCCAACGATGGCGTACACGGCGTGATCGAGAAATCCGGCGTTATCGGTTTGAAAGCGGGCCGACACGCCATTACTCTGCTTTATTTTCAGGCCGGTGGTGGTCAGTCGATGACCGTCAGTTACGAAGGCCCCGGCCTGAGCAAGCGGGAGGTTCCGGCATCGGCTTTTTATCGGGTAGCTGCCGACGTCAGTGGCGTCTACCTGTCTGACCTGACCTGGACATCGGCCAGCAGCGGCTATGGACCGGTGGAGAAAGATCGCAGCAATGGCGAGGCCAACGCGGGCGACGGGCGCACCATAACCCTCAACGGCGTTACCTATAACAAGGGGCTGGGTGTTCATGCGTCTTCGGATATAACGTATAGCCTGAACGGTCAGTACACTCGTTTTTTGTCTGATATTGGTATTGATGACGAAATCCCCAACGGAAGTTGCGGGTCGGTTACGTTTGAGGTGTACCTCGACAATGTGCTGACTTATAGCAGTGTTCGTATGAATCCCGCAATGGCTACCAAAACTATTGATCTGGACGTATCTGGTAAGCAGACGCTGCGTCTGGTGGTAACAAACGCGGGCGATGACGCCAGCTGCGATCATGCCGACTGGGCCGGGGCCAGGCTAACTGGCTCGGGCAGTGGACGCATAGCCAATCGTAATGCCGACGAGTTTTCGGCAGAATTAGCCGTTCAGGTGTATCCCATACCTGCCCGCGACGAAGTTCAGGTACGCTACGGTACGGCTTTGTCCGGCATGGTAAGTGTACAACTGCTCAACACAGCGGGTATACCGGTCATTCAGACGCGCCAGTCGGTGTCAGCGGGTGAGAACTTGATTCGGCTATCCGTTGGTGAACTTACGCGTGGTTTTTACGTGCTGACGGTTGTTCAGGATGGGAAACGGTTCTCCCGGAAAGTGATCCTGGCGGAGTAA
- a CDS encoding Catalase (PFAM: Catalase related subgroup; ThiJ/PfpI domain protein; Catalase domain protein~KEGG: pfo:Pfl01_0064 hydroperoxidase II), translated as MSTEQNKTNTNAKLDELDMNREDSSGQFLTTNQGLRVNDDQNSLKAGPRGATLLEDFILREKITHFDHERIPERIVHARGAAAHGYFQAYEPQPELTKAKFLLDPSVQTPVFVRFSTVAGSRGSTDLARDVRGFAVKFYTEEGNFDLVGNNIPVFFIQDAIKFPDLIHAVKPEPNNEIPQAASAHDTFWDFISLTPESMHMVMWVMSDRAIPRSYRMMEGFGVHTFRLINANGKSRFVKFHWKPLLGVHSVVWDEAQLISGRDPDFHRRDLWDAIEGGAYPEWELGVQVVEEEDEHKFDFDLLDSTKLIPEELVPIVRLGKMTLNRNPDNYFAETEQVAFHLGHVVPGIDFSNDPLLQGRLFSYTDTQLKRLGGPNFHEIPINRPIAPVHNGQRDGHMRQTINVGRTSYGPNAINGDSPAQATEAEGGFVSHAERIDANKVRARSKSFMDHYNQAKLFWNSQSPTEKTHIVKALRFELGKVVVEDIRKRMLIHLSQIDTTLATLVGEGLGLEVPSAEGVQLNKSVPADANPADYQSEPAKSTVGSSAALSMAHPPKKGIKTRQVAILAADGVDATQLKSMMNALSAEKAIIGIVAPRVGMLKTSGGETIKIDASLQTTASVLFDAVYVPGGQSSVKSLLQEPDAIRFIHEAFMHCKALAATGEGADLLQAAANGGAESLLSSEGVITSSDTGSEVPQKFIDAIEQHRFWSREKKLV; from the coding sequence ATGAGTACGGAGCAAAACAAAACCAACACGAATGCAAAATTAGACGAGCTGGACATGAACCGGGAGGATAGTTCTGGACAGTTTCTGACAACCAATCAGGGTTTACGCGTCAACGATGACCAAAACTCGCTCAAAGCCGGTCCCCGTGGAGCCACCTTGCTGGAAGACTTTATCCTTCGCGAAAAGATTACCCATTTCGACCATGAGCGGATTCCGGAACGCATCGTCCACGCACGTGGCGCGGCTGCTCACGGGTATTTCCAAGCCTACGAACCCCAGCCCGAACTCACCAAAGCGAAGTTTCTGTTGGACCCTTCCGTTCAAACACCCGTTTTTGTCCGTTTCTCTACCGTAGCCGGTTCGCGGGGGTCGACCGACCTTGCCCGCGACGTACGTGGTTTTGCTGTAAAATTCTACACGGAAGAAGGTAACTTCGACCTGGTTGGGAATAACATACCCGTGTTCTTTATTCAGGATGCCATCAAGTTTCCGGACTTGATTCATGCCGTGAAGCCGGAGCCTAATAACGAAATTCCACAGGCCGCATCGGCGCACGATACCTTCTGGGACTTTATCTCGCTTACGCCCGAATCCATGCACATGGTGATGTGGGTTATGTCGGACCGGGCCATTCCCCGTAGCTACCGTATGATGGAGGGCTTTGGCGTACATACGTTTAGGCTCATCAACGCCAACGGTAAGTCGCGTTTTGTCAAGTTTCACTGGAAACCCCTTCTGGGCGTTCACTCCGTTGTGTGGGACGAAGCACAGCTGATCTCCGGTCGTGACCCTGATTTTCACCGTCGCGATCTATGGGATGCCATCGAAGGGGGCGCTTACCCGGAATGGGAATTGGGTGTTCAGGTCGTGGAAGAAGAAGACGAGCATAAATTCGATTTCGACTTACTGGATTCAACCAAACTCATTCCCGAAGAGCTGGTGCCCATTGTTCGGCTTGGTAAGATGACACTCAACCGAAACCCGGACAACTATTTCGCCGAAACCGAGCAGGTCGCTTTCCACCTGGGGCACGTTGTTCCCGGCATCGACTTCTCCAACGACCCGTTGTTGCAGGGACGTCTCTTTTCCTATACGGATACGCAGTTGAAACGGCTGGGTGGACCAAACTTCCACGAGATCCCCATTAACCGGCCCATTGCTCCGGTACATAACGGCCAGCGCGATGGCCATATGCGCCAGACAATCAACGTTGGACGTACGAGTTATGGCCCCAATGCCATCAACGGTGATTCGCCCGCGCAGGCCACGGAGGCAGAAGGCGGCTTTGTGAGCCATGCCGAACGAATTGATGCAAACAAGGTCCGCGCCCGCAGCAAGAGCTTCATGGACCATTATAACCAGGCCAAATTGTTCTGGAATAGCCAGTCGCCAACGGAGAAGACCCACATCGTTAAAGCCCTGCGTTTTGAGTTAGGCAAAGTGGTCGTTGAAGACATCCGGAAGCGGATGCTTATTCACCTGTCGCAGATTGATACAACCCTGGCAACGCTTGTTGGCGAAGGACTGGGACTGGAGGTTCCATCGGCTGAGGGCGTACAATTGAACAAGAGCGTTCCGGCAGATGCTAACCCCGCTGACTACCAATCGGAACCCGCCAAATCGACCGTGGGCAGCTCGGCAGCATTGAGCATGGCGCATCCGCCCAAAAAAGGCATTAAAACGCGTCAGGTGGCGATTCTGGCTGCCGATGGCGTCGATGCTACGCAGCTAAAATCCATGATGAACGCCCTGTCGGCCGAGAAAGCGATTATCGGAATTGTTGCCCCACGGGTAGGGATGCTGAAAACATCGGGTGGTGAAACGATAAAGATCGATGCCAGCCTGCAAACGACGGCGTCGGTTCTGTTTGACGCGGTGTATGTACCGGGTGGACAAAGCAGTGTGAAATCCCTACTTCAGGAGCCCGATGCCATTCGGTTTATTCACGAAGCGTTCATGCACTGCAAAGCTCTGGCCGCTACCGGCGAAGGTGCCGACTTGCTACAGGCAGCTGCCAACGGTGGTGCCGAATCTCTGCTGAGCAGCGAAGGGGTTATCACCAGTTCTGATACGGGCAGTGAGGTTCCCCAGAAATTCATCGACGCCATTGAGCAGCACCGCTTCTGGAGCCGGGAAAAAAAGCTGGTATAG
- a CDS encoding metallophosphoesterase (PFAM: metallophosphoesterase~KEGG: similar to 5-nucleotidase) gives MDALASNRRQFLKVFGTAAVIGSVAPDVLAYSGKAKPTSLTILHTNDVHSRLDPFPMDGSRNAGKGGVARRATLIQKIRQEQVNGQPRQVLLFDAGDIFQGTPYFNIYKGEPEILAMNQLGYDAGTIGNHDFDGGIDNMVTQFGKASFPLLIANYDFRNTVLDGRTMPFKIFEKDGVRVGVFGLGIKPEGLIPRDAYKETKYLDPIEIGNDMAAKLRSDKKCDYVICLSHLGYKYNDATVSDNVLAAKTKQIDLIIGGHTHTFLDAPVAVNNLDGQPVWINQVGFAGINLGRIDLTFDRGKAVSSAGQSVEVK, from the coding sequence ATGGACGCATTAGCATCGAATAGACGCCAGTTTTTAAAAGTATTCGGTACAGCCGCCGTTATTGGCTCCGTAGCGCCGGATGTACTAGCGTATTCGGGTAAAGCAAAGCCCACGTCGCTGACCATTCTGCATACTAACGACGTCCACAGTCGGCTAGACCCGTTCCCGATGGACGGCAGCCGGAATGCGGGCAAGGGTGGTGTGGCCCGTCGGGCAACGCTCATCCAGAAAATCCGGCAGGAACAGGTGAATGGCCAACCCCGCCAGGTACTCCTCTTCGATGCGGGCGATATTTTCCAGGGAACGCCCTACTTCAATATCTACAAAGGGGAGCCCGAAATTCTGGCGATGAACCAGCTTGGCTACGATGCCGGTACCATCGGCAACCATGATTTCGACGGGGGAATCGACAACATGGTGACGCAGTTTGGCAAGGCCAGCTTTCCGTTACTGATCGCCAACTATGACTTCAGAAATACCGTACTGGATGGCCGGACAATGCCCTTTAAAATCTTCGAGAAAGACGGCGTTCGGGTGGGTGTCTTTGGGCTGGGCATCAAACCGGAAGGCCTCATTCCGCGCGATGCCTACAAAGAAACAAAGTACCTCGACCCGATAGAAATCGGAAACGACATGGCCGCTAAACTTCGCAGCGACAAGAAGTGCGACTACGTCATTTGCCTGTCTCACCTGGGCTATAAATACAACGACGCCACCGTGTCGGATAATGTGCTGGCGGCTAAAACCAAACAGATCGACCTCATTATTGGTGGGCATACGCACACCTTTCTGGACGCACCGGTGGCCGTCAATAACCTCGATGGACAACCCGTCTGGATCAATCAGGTTGGGTTTGCGGGTATCAACCTCGGCCGCATCGACCTGACCTTCGACCGGGGCAAAGCCGTTTCGAGCGCGGGGCAATCCGTGGAGGTGAAATAA
- a CDS encoding 5'-Nucleotidase domain protein (PFAM: 5'-Nucleotidase domain protein~KEGG: sed:SeD_A4507 5'-nucleotidase domain protein), which translates to MKKHLLLLALAALSACHPGYHLTNRTASRIGVDSLSAATDSRVARFLTPYRQGLEKTMNEVLARSTARIEKGQPEGPLNDLLTDALLKQAIERYGKPIDCSHLNYGGIRNNLPEGNITTGSIFEVMPFDNQLIVLTMTGDMLRQMLNHFAKGDKLVIGGLRAKLHNGQLQSATFTNGRTLQPNETYTVVMSDYVANGGDEAGFLKNPIKSENINYLMRDALIDYFRQLGKTGQPINPVSDGRISIE; encoded by the coding sequence ATGAAAAAACACCTTTTGTTACTCGCTCTGGCGGCTTTATCGGCCTGCCATCCGGGTTACCACCTTACGAACCGAACGGCCAGCCGCATCGGTGTGGACTCCCTTTCGGCCGCAACGGATAGCCGCGTTGCCCGTTTTCTGACGCCTTACCGGCAGGGCCTCGAAAAGACCATGAACGAGGTGCTGGCCCGGTCAACGGCCCGCATCGAGAAAGGCCAGCCCGAAGGACCGCTCAACGATCTGCTTACCGATGCCCTGCTCAAACAGGCAATTGAGCGTTACGGCAAACCCATCGACTGTTCGCACCTGAACTACGGCGGCATTCGGAATAACCTGCCCGAAGGGAACATCACCACCGGCTCTATTTTCGAAGTCATGCCTTTCGATAACCAGCTGATCGTATTGACCATGACCGGCGATATGCTCCGGCAAATGCTGAATCACTTTGCCAAAGGCGATAAGTTGGTCATTGGCGGCCTGCGCGCTAAACTGCACAATGGGCAGCTTCAATCGGCTACGTTTACCAACGGCCGGACGCTCCAGCCCAACGAGACCTACACCGTGGTCATGAGCGACTATGTGGCGAATGGGGGCGACGAAGCGGGCTTCCTGAAGAACCCTATCAAAAGCGAAAACATTAATTACCTCATGCGCGATGCCCTGATCGACTATTTCCGGCAGTTGGGCAAAACCGGTCAACCCATTAACCCCGTTTCCGATGGACGCATTAGCATCGAATAG
- a CDS encoding GCN5-related N-acetyltransferase (PFAM: GCN5-related N-acetyltransferase~KEGG: bba:Bd1451 MarR family transcriptional regulator) → MNDVSILPYSPNYQPDFKRLNIEWISRYFAVEPHDLEQLDHPEVHVLPRNGQIFFAKIGEEVVGCVAMVNTGMPDHGMPDHGMPEQNVSEFELAKMAVSPIAQGKGIGKKLCLAAIDYARQLGVKKVWLESNRVLTPALTMYASVGFREVPSIPTPYARADIRMEMVL, encoded by the coding sequence ATGAACGACGTTTCCATTCTCCCGTACTCTCCCAATTATCAACCTGATTTCAAGCGCCTGAACATTGAGTGGATATCCCGTTATTTTGCCGTTGAACCGCATGACCTGGAACAACTGGATCATCCGGAAGTACACGTACTGCCCCGCAACGGTCAAATCTTTTTCGCTAAAATCGGTGAGGAAGTAGTTGGCTGTGTCGCGATGGTCAACACCGGAATGCCGGACCACGGAATGCCGGACCACGGAATGCCCGAGCAGAATGTAAGTGAGTTTGAGTTGGCCAAGATGGCTGTTTCGCCCATAGCGCAGGGAAAGGGTATCGGTAAAAAGCTGTGTCTGGCTGCTATTGATTATGCCCGTCAACTGGGTGTCAAAAAAGTCTGGCTGGAGTCGAATCGTGTTCTTACGCCCGCCCTTACTATGTATGCCAGTGTCGGGTTTCGGGAAGTACCCAGCATCCCAACACCCTATGCCCGGGCAGATATCCGAATGGAGATGGTGCTGTGA
- a CDS encoding adenosylhomocysteinase (KEGG: hypothetical protein ; K01251 adenosylhomocysteinase~TIGRFAM: adenosylhomocysteinase~PFAM: S-adenosyl-L-homocysteine hydrolase; S- adenosyl-L-homocysteine hydrolase, NAD binding), with protein MQTSTYVPYKVKDIALAEWGRKEIKLAEAEMPGLMALRAEYGPSQPLKGARVAGCLHMTIQTAVLIETLVELGAEVTWSSCNIFSTQDHAAAAIAAAGIPVYAWKGMNEEEFNWCIEQTLFFGEDRQPLNMILDDGGDLTNMVFDVYPELIEGIKGLSEETTTGVHRLYERMKNGTLHLPAINVNDSVTKSKFDNKYGCRESLVDAIRRATDLMLAGKVAVVAGYGDVGKGSAESLRGAGCRVLVTEIDPICALQAAMDGFEVLPMDEAVPRAQIFVTATGNVGIIKGRHFEAMRDKAIVCNIGHFDNEIDMAWLNENYGHTKSQIKPQVDMYEVNGKEVIVLAEGRLVNLGCAMGHPSFVMSCSFSNQTLAQLELWANSDKYENKVYVLPKILDEKVAALHLAHVGAKLEPLAQDQADYIGVPVQGPFKSEMYRY; from the coding sequence ATGCAAACGTCAACCTACGTTCCCTATAAGGTTAAGGATATTGCGCTGGCCGAGTGGGGCCGCAAGGAAATCAAACTTGCCGAAGCCGAAATGCCGGGTCTGATGGCCCTTCGTGCCGAATACGGCCCTTCGCAACCCCTGAAAGGGGCACGCGTTGCCGGATGTCTGCACATGACCATTCAAACGGCGGTGCTGATCGAAACACTCGTCGAACTGGGTGCCGAGGTAACCTGGTCGTCGTGTAACATTTTCTCGACGCAGGACCACGCTGCGGCTGCCATTGCTGCGGCTGGCATTCCGGTGTATGCCTGGAAAGGGATGAATGAAGAAGAATTCAACTGGTGCATCGAGCAGACGTTGTTCTTCGGCGAAGATCGTCAGCCCCTGAACATGATCCTCGACGACGGGGGCGACCTGACCAATATGGTCTTTGACGTGTACCCCGAGCTGATCGAAGGCATCAAAGGGCTGTCGGAAGAAACAACGACCGGTGTTCACCGCCTGTACGAGCGGATGAAAAACGGTACGCTGCACCTGCCCGCTATCAACGTTAACGACTCGGTAACGAAGTCGAAGTTCGATAACAAATACGGCTGCCGCGAGTCGCTGGTCGATGCTATCCGTCGGGCGACCGACCTGATGCTGGCCGGCAAAGTAGCCGTTGTGGCTGGTTACGGCGACGTAGGTAAAGGGTCTGCGGAGTCGCTTCGGGGAGCAGGTTGCCGCGTACTGGTAACGGAAATCGACCCGATCTGTGCCCTTCAGGCCGCAATGGATGGTTTTGAAGTGCTGCCAATGGACGAAGCCGTTCCCCGCGCTCAGATTTTTGTAACCGCTACTGGCAACGTCGGCATCATCAAAGGACGCCACTTTGAAGCCATGCGCGACAAAGCAATTGTCTGCAACATCGGCCACTTCGATAACGAAATCGACATGGCGTGGCTCAACGAAAACTACGGCCATACGAAGAGCCAGATCAAGCCGCAGGTAGACATGTATGAAGTAAACGGCAAAGAAGTTATCGTACTAGCCGAAGGTCGTCTGGTAAACCTTGGCTGTGCCATGGGTCACCCCTCGTTCGTGATGTCGTGCTCGTTCTCAAACCAGACACTGGCACAACTTGAATTGTGGGCTAATTCGGACAAGTACGAAAACAAAGTATATGTACTGCCCAAGATTCTGGATGAGAAGGTAGCCGCTTTACACCTTGCTCACGTAGGTGCGAAACTGGAGCCGCTGGCGCAGGATCAGGCCGATTACATTGGTGTACCCGTGCAGGGTCCGTTCAAATCGGAGATGTACCGGTATTAA
- a CDS encoding conserved hypothetical protein (KEGG: son:SO_3775 hypothetical protein), producing MPNYPTKTSRTPVGLIMEQERLDEFDKTLFSPPSDRAVKVWRYMNYTSFMALLNSGSLHLTRCDQFDDHFEGIVPEEDARLQRDQYKDALVNKSRLTPGQLAEVLEKVWRKYQRHYVFINCWHISSHESAALWKLYGTAKESIAIQTTYDRLREVLPASYQIGEVKYVDHETYMNREKDGFFSIMFKRKSFQHERELRVCYVDAYEFQQDVKNPAEFFCPTNARLVETVPVDLNALVESVRIGPQTPDWFVKLVKDSVLRFGYNLPVSQSGLDNYPFG from the coding sequence ATGCCGAACTATCCCACAAAAACGAGCCGCACACCAGTTGGCCTTATCATGGAACAGGAACGACTTGACGAGTTTGATAAAACACTCTTTAGCCCCCCGTCCGACCGGGCCGTAAAAGTCTGGCGGTACATGAATTACACATCGTTCATGGCCCTGCTCAACAGCGGGAGTCTTCATCTGACAAGATGCGATCAGTTCGACGATCATTTCGAGGGAATCGTCCCTGAAGAGGACGCCCGGCTGCAACGGGATCAGTACAAAGATGCACTGGTGAATAAGAGCCGACTGACGCCCGGTCAACTGGCTGAAGTACTCGAAAAGGTGTGGAGGAAGTACCAAAGGCATTATGTATTCATCAACTGCTGGCACATCAGCAGTCATGAGTCGGCGGCTTTGTGGAAATTGTATGGTACAGCGAAGGAGTCCATCGCCATCCAAACGACATACGACCGGTTGAGAGAGGTGTTACCGGCCAGTTATCAGATCGGGGAGGTTAAGTATGTCGATCACGAAACGTACATGAACAGAGAAAAGGACGGGTTCTTTTCAATTATGTTCAAGCGAAAATCCTTCCAGCACGAACGGGAGTTGCGGGTGTGTTACGTAGACGCTTACGAATTTCAGCAGGATGTGAAAAATCCCGCCGAGTTTTTCTGCCCGACAAACGCCCGGCTGGTCGAAACCGTACCCGTTGATCTGAATGCCCTGGTTGAGTCGGTACGAATTGGTCCGCAAACGCCGGACTGGTTTGTAAAGCTGGTAAAAGATTCGGTACTCCGCTTTGGCTATAACCTGCCCGTCAGTCAATCGGGTCTGGATAATTACCCGTTTGGGTAG